The DNA region AGGCTGTAGCCCGCGTGCACGGCCGCCTCGCACGCCTCGATCGCGAGCGAGTCGAGCATCTCCACCGCCGCGGGCACGATCCCGGACGCCATGATCGCGCTGACCGCCTCCCCCGCCGCCTCGGCCGTGGGGAAGTCGGCGACCAGGGTGCGCACGCTCTCGGGAGTACGCAGCAGCCGCACGGTGATCTCGGTGGCGATGCCGAGGGTCCCCTCCGAGCCGATGAACAGCCCCCGCAGATCCGGCCCCTCGCTCTCGGGGGCGTCGCCGCCGAGTTCGGTGACGGTGCCGTCCGGGAGCACGACCCGCAGGGCGGTGACGTGGTGCACGGTGAAGCCGTACTTGACGCAGTGGGCGCCGCCCGAGTTCTCCGCGACGTTGCCGCCGATGGTGCACACGACCTGACTGGAGGGGTCGGGCGCGTAGTAGAGGCCGTGCGGTGCGGCGACGCGTGAGATCTCGGCGTTGGTGACGCCGGGCTGTAGGACCATCCGCCGGTCGTCCGGATCGAATTCGACGATGCCGCGCATCCGCGCCAGGGAGATCACCACCCCCTGCGCCACGGGCACCGCTCCCCCCGACAGTCCCGTACCGGCGCCGCGTGCGACGAACGGCAGCCCCGCCCTCGCGCACAGCGAGACGGCGGCGGCGACCTCCTCGGTGCCGCGCGGCAGTACGACCAGGGCGGGGACTTCACGGAAGCCGGTGAGCCCGTCACACTCGTAGGTACGCAGCTTCAGCGGATCCGTGAGCACGGCGTCCGCCCCGAGTGCGGCTTCGAACTCCTGGCGCAGTGCGGTGTCGATCATGGCACCGAGCCTCCAAGACCCGTAGATCCTCCGACGGAGCGGCAGTTCGCGACAGCCGAGCACCGAATTCCGAAATCCGGTAATCAACGACCGCGTCACGGAACTTAGGGTCCTTGCATCTATGGGTCAACCCGTCGTTGCATCTATGTTCCGGCGCGGGTCTGTTCCGCTGTCGACGGTGCGTCGGGGGAGTACGTACGCCGGGCCCCGCACCCGGATCGGCGCAGGGACTCGCGCATGGATGCGCGCCAGTGCCCGCACACGGACGACCGGCCGGAGTGGATACATCGGGGCGTTACACAGCAGAACCGCACGGATCGCACTCGCGGTGGCCGTCGAGAACGGCCCGCAGGCGCCCCGCGCGTCTCACCCGTACCGCGAACGACGAGCAGCAAGGGCTTGCTGGGACTCTGAGGGGTCTCTGAGGGCCTGGGGGCGGTCAGTCGGACATGGGACAGGAGGCGCCCCTCACAGGGCGGGAGAGAGCCGCTCACGGAATTCTCCGCTCGCGCACAGCAATTGGCGACGCGGTGGGGCCCTGGGAAACCCTCAGGGCCCGCCGCCCCGAGCCGCCCATGGGGACGGTCGCGAGGGCGCGGGCCCTGGAGGAACGTGCTGCTTCGGCGTGCGCCGTGTGTCAGCGCGAGGCGCCTGCCTTCTTGCCCTTGTCGGTGGCGGCGTGCCAAAGCCCCATCTTGCCCTGGCCGTTGATGTCGCCGGGCTCCTTGTCGCCCTTGAACCAGTACAGCGGCCAGCAGTCGATCGAGAGCTGACGCGTGCCGTCCGCGCGCTTGTACGTGCTGAGCAGCTTCGGGTCGATGCCGCTGATCTTGTCCTTCTCGACGGGCTTCGCCGGCACCCACGACTTCAGGCACTCGCCCTTGCAGTTGGACTTCATCGGCCAGGCCGAGTCCTTGTCGAACCGGTAGAGCGTGCGGCCCTTGGCATCGGCGACGATCTTGCCCAGCTCGGGGTTGTCGACGGCCTTGAGCTGCTTGAGGTTGCGCGCGCTGGCCTTGTTGCCGTCGGGGGCGACTGCGTTCCACATCCCGCCCGCGCCGTGTCCGTCGAGGTCGCCGGGCTTCTTGTCCTTGGCGTGGCGGTAGACGGGCCAGCCGCCGACCGTAAGCTGGTAGGAGCCGTCGCTGCGCTTGACCTTGCCCAGCTCGGACTTGGCGATACCGGAGCCCGCCTCGGCGCCCTTCGCCGGGACCGGCGGCCACATCTTCTCGCAGTCGCCGTTGCAGTTGGACTGCGAGGGCGATGCGGTGTCCTCGTCGTACCGGTAGAGCGTCCAGCCCTTGGAGTCGGTGACCACCTCGCCCAGCTTCTCGGTGAGCTTGGCCTTCATCGCGCCCGCCGGGGCGTCCTTCCGGCTGGTGCCGCCAGCGTCACCGCCGTTGTTGTCGGCGGCCTGCCCGGCCGGCTTGATCTTCTGACCGGAGTAGTCATTGCCCGTGGAACCGCATCCCGTAGCGAACATCGCGACGACGATCGCGGTCCCGATCAGAGCCACGTGACGCTGCTTCCTCATGACCGCTCCTTCAGTGCTGGATATGTGTGGCTGGCATGTGAGTGTGGTGCAGGAGGGTTTCAGGCGGCGGAAAGTTGTCCGATCGTGCCAAACGCCGGGGTACCGCGACGGCCGCAAATGTGCTGACCGCTCAACTCCCCCCGGCACGCCGTCCGTTGAGGCCGGAAAGCCCTTCCACTCGGCACTCGGTTCCCCGCTCGGCACTCGGCCCCTGCCGCCTTACGGCCGCTCCCCCGGCGCCCCGCTGCCGGCGTACCCGGGCACCTGGGGCGCCCGGGGCGGGCCGCAGCCCGCCCCTACCGCTCCTCGATCCGCAACGCCAGCGCGGGGCAGCGCCGTACGGCCCGCTGCGCCTGCTTCTGCGTGTGCGGATGGATCGCCGCGGACGCGCCCGTCGGGTAGCCGTCGATGTCCAGCTCGATCATGTCCGGGACTACGCCCGCGCACAGCCCGTGCCCCTGGCACAGCGTCCAGTCGACGACCAGCCGCTTCTGCTTGCGCCCTTCGAGCTGCGGTGCGCCGTGCTTGGGCGCGTCCGGACGCTCGGGCGGCCGGTAGCCGGCGGCGAGCTGCACCTCCTCCGGCACGGCCAGGCAGCCGAACACCGGCCGCCCGCAGCCGCTGCCGAGCGCGTGCGCCTCGAAGTCCTCGGCGAACGTCTTCATCGCCGAGTCCACCAGGCGTGCCGTGCCGTCGGGATGGTTGCACGCCCCGCGCTTCTTGACGGCCTTGGTGCGTGCCTTGATCGCGTTCAGGGCCTCGCGTCCGCCGCCGTCCGCGGCCCACGCCACGGTGTCGGCCAGCGCCGGCAGCCCGACGAAGCACGGTCCGCACTGCCCCGCGGACTCGTCCGCCATCCAGCGGGCGACCAGCTCGACCTCCCCCACCGGGCAGGTCCCTTCGGGCAGCGGCAGCACCGCGCCCGCGCCGAGCGTGGCGCCCAGCGCGTCGAGCGCGTCACGTGAGATCCGCGCCTGCCAGCACTGGTCGCGCTCCAGGAACTTCCCGTGGTAGCCGCCGATGAGCACGCCCTGTCCGGGGTCGATGCCGCACAGCCCGAGGATGTACGGCAGCGGAGCACCGGTCGGGGTCTCGACGACCTTGTCGCCGCCCACGGTCAGCAGCACGGTGCCCGGTTCGGTCGGCAGGCCCACGTTGCGGAAGTCGAGCGCTCCCAGACGCGCGCCCACGGCGAGCTGCGCGAAGGTCTCCGTGTTGGACAGCAGCGTCGGCAGGCCGTCGACGCCCGCGTCGCTGGCGCGCACGCCGTTCCCCGAAGGAAGTACGGGCAGCTGGTTGAGACCGCTGACGAGGGAGCTGGACTCACCGGTGACGAAGCGTTCCGGCATGCGTACGACCCGGATGCGCGGACCGCCGGGGCCGCGCTCGGCGACGGCGTCCCGCACCGAGCGCTCCACGTCGGGCCGGGTCACCGCGACGTTGACCTCGTCGGAGTTGAGCGCGCGGGCGCACAGCATCGCCCCGTCCAGCACCAGATGGGGGCTGAAGAGCAGCAGCGCGGTGTCCTTGAGACAACTGGGTTCGCCCTCGCTGCCGTTGACCACGACGGCCGCCCGCGCCTGCTGCCGCCGGTGGGCCGACTCGATGACCGCCTTGAGCTTGCGGGCGAAGGGGAAGCCCGCACCGCCTCTGCCGCGCAGATCGATGTTCTCGGCGAGATCGACCAGCTCCTCCAGCCGCATCTCGGGCATCGTTCCGTGCACCGTCAGATGGCCCACGCGCTCCAGGCGGCGGGTCCATCCCGCGCCGGTGCCCAGGCCCGCGAGCAGCCGTGGCGGCCCGAACGAGGCGAGGGAGGGCACCGCGTCCGCGTTGGACGCGGAGACGGGTGAGGGCACGACAGACGTCACTATTGCTCCTTCTTGCGCTTGTCGGCCGATGAGGCGTTACGACTCGGGGCGAGCCGCATCATCAGGACGACGGTCACTCCGGTAAGGGCTACGGCGTATCCCCAGTCGACCCAGTCGGCCACGGCACGGCCGGCACGCAGACCGTGCACCAGGGACGCGCCCCAGGCCAGATAGGCGGTCATGTGCAGGGCACGCCACAGACGTGACTGGCCCTTGCGTGCGAAGGCGCCCCGCACGGCGCCCGTGACCGTCACTGCCACGAAGAGATACCCGGCGACGGTGCCCATTC from Streptomyces marispadix includes:
- a CDS encoding FAD-binding oxidoreductase, whose protein sequence is MIDTALRQEFEAALGADAVLTDPLKLRTYECDGLTGFREVPALVVLPRGTEEVAAAVSLCARAGLPFVARGAGTGLSGGAVPVAQGVVISLARMRGIVEFDPDDRRMVLQPGVTNAEISRVAAPHGLYYAPDPSSQVVCTIGGNVAENSGGAHCVKYGFTVHHVTALRVVLPDGTVTELGGDAPESEGPDLRGLFIGSEGTLGIATEITVRLLRTPESVRTLVADFPTAEAAGEAVSAIMASGIVPAAVEMLDSLAIEACEAAVHAGYSLDATAALVVELDGMEHECDEQFEQVVALCRQKGTTNVRIAGTAEERALIWKGRKAAFAAMGRISPDYFVQDGVVPRTRLSEALTRIAAMSRAEGLRVANVFHAGDGNLHPLVLFDGQAGESERAERLAAEIAEMCVELGGSLSGEHGIGLDKACSMPEMFGEEDLAVMDRLRTAFDPDRLANPGKVLPTPRLCGETPGRYRPHPLEAAGMIERL
- a CDS encoding SCO0930 family lipoprotein, yielding MRKQRHVALIGTAIVVAMFATGCGSTGNDYSGQKIKPAGQAADNNGGDAGGTSRKDAPAGAMKAKLTEKLGEVVTDSKGWTLYRYDEDTASPSQSNCNGDCEKMWPPVPAKGAEAGSGIAKSELGKVKRSDGSYQLTVGGWPVYRHAKDKKPGDLDGHGAGGMWNAVAPDGNKASARNLKQLKAVDNPELGKIVADAKGRTLYRFDKDSAWPMKSNCKGECLKSWVPAKPVEKDKISGIDPKLLSTYKRADGTRQLSIDCWPLYWFKGDKEPGDINGQGKMGLWHAATDKGKKAGASR
- a CDS encoding NADH-quinone oxidoreductase subunit NuoF family protein produces the protein MTSVVPSPVSASNADAVPSLASFGPPRLLAGLGTGAGWTRRLERVGHLTVHGTMPEMRLEELVDLAENIDLRGRGGAGFPFARKLKAVIESAHRRQQARAAVVVNGSEGEPSCLKDTALLLFSPHLVLDGAMLCARALNSDEVNVAVTRPDVERSVRDAVAERGPGGPRIRVVRMPERFVTGESSSLVSGLNQLPVLPSGNGVRASDAGVDGLPTLLSNTETFAQLAVGARLGALDFRNVGLPTEPGTVLLTVGGDKVVETPTGAPLPYILGLCGIDPGQGVLIGGYHGKFLERDQCWQARISRDALDALGATLGAGAVLPLPEGTCPVGEVELVARWMADESAGQCGPCFVGLPALADTVAWAADGGGREALNAIKARTKAVKKRGACNHPDGTARLVDSAMKTFAEDFEAHALGSGCGRPVFGCLAVPEEVQLAAGYRPPERPDAPKHGAPQLEGRKQKRLVVDWTLCQGHGLCAGVVPDMIELDIDGYPTGASAAIHPHTQKQAQRAVRRCPALALRIEER